The Devosia sp. genome segment GATGCCATCATGCAGGACTTCTGGTCTTCCCTCGAAATGCCGGCCGGCTCGACTGTCAGCCTGATCCGCTCCGATGGCGAACTGATGGCGCGGTTCCCGCGCCCGGACGGTCCCCTCAACCTGGCAGATCACCCGCTCATCACCCAATATCTCCCGAAAAGCGCCTCAGGCAGCTATTTCTCGGATTCGTCCCTGGTCGACCAGATGAGCCGCGTGGTGAGCTACCAGCGGGTGCTCAATACCCAGATCATCGCCGTGGCCGGCATTGCCACCAACACCACCTGGGATGGGTTCCGGCACGCGATATTCGCAGTTCTGCTCATCCTGGCCCCGGTCGTGCTCGGGCTCATTGGTGGCGGGCTTTGGGTTGTGCGGCTTTTGCGGCGCGATGCAGCGCGGCGCGATGAACTGCAATCGGCCCTCGACACCAACACGCTGCTGTTCCGGGAAATCCACCATCGCGTGAAGAACAATCTACAATCGGTGCAATCGCTCGTGCGGATGCAGGATATGCCGCGCGGCGCCAAGCTGGACCTGCAAAGCCGTCTCGGCGCCATGGCTGCGGTCCACCAGTACATCTATCGCCACGACAGCTATGCCGATATCGACGCCCACGACCTCATCCCCGTGGTCGCCGATGAGGTGGCCCATGCCTATGGCGCAGAAATCGGCCTCGACTTCGATATCGACCATGTGGCCGTGGACCATGATCACGTCACGCCGCTATCGCTGCTGCTGAGCGAACTGATCACCAATGCCCTCAAATATGCCTTTGCCGATGGCAGATCGGGGCGCATCGCCATTGGTCTGGATGACCAGGGGCAGGGCCGGGCCAGGCTGACTGTCTCCGACAATGGCGTCGGCATGGGCGAGCAGCCGGAGACGCCGGCCAGCATGGGCATGCGCCTCATTCGCGGCGTCGTTCATCAGATGGGCGGCAACTATGCATTCACCAGCGATGGCGGCACCCGCTTTGAGGCCGACCTGGCGCTGACCAATGCAGGGCACGCGGTCGAGCCCACGAACGACCAGACATAAGCAGCGCCGCGCCAGATGGGGCGGTACTCATCGGCGCGTGCATCGAGCCAACAAAAAAGGCGCCTCGCGGCGCCCTTTGCATTTCGGTGGAACAGGGATCAGAAATCCCAGTCTTCGTCCTCGGTCGCGATGGCCTTGCCGATGACGTAGCTGGAGCCGGAGCCCGAGAAGAAGTCGTGGTTCTCGTCGGCGTTCGGCGACAGGGCCGAGAGGATGGCCGCGTTGACTTTGCAGGCTTCGGGCGGGAACAGGGCTTCGTAGCCCAGGTTCATCAGCGCCTTGTTGGCGTTGTAGTGGAGGAACTTCTTGACGTCTTCGGCGAGGCCCACGCTGTCATAGAGGTCCTCGGTGTAGCGGGCCTCGTTGTCATAAAGTTCAAGCAGAAGATCGAAGGCGAAATCCTTGATTTCCTGCCGCTTTTCTTCGCTAAGGCGCTCGATTTCGCGCTGGAACTTGTAGCCGATATAATAGCCGTGCACGGCCTCGTCGCGGATGATGAGGCGGATCAGGTCGGCCGTATTG includes the following:
- a CDS encoding histidine kinase dimerization/phosphoacceptor domain -containing protein, yielding MAIGLLTLCLATFVVIFTYFVLEAAQQTRNRLEERSRAAVQVVATNAGWIAATAQQTLRRVDSVLGDDMSGGAEALQQTVDSLPAGVDVYIIDKNADTIFATIPEASAVNVSDREYFTALKDGALFYTSGLIVSRLTGDNIFVFSRQIRRQGEFAGAIMVSFTDAIMQDFWSSLEMPAGSTVSLIRSDGELMARFPRPDGPLNLADHPLITQYLPKSASGSYFSDSSLVDQMSRVVSYQRVLNTQIIAVAGIATNTTWDGFRHAIFAVLLILAPVVLGLIGGGLWVVRLLRRDAARRDELQSALDTNTLLFREIHHRVKNNLQSVQSLVRMQDMPRGAKLDLQSRLGAMAAVHQYIYRHDSYADIDAHDLIPVVADEVAHAYGAEIGLDFDIDHVAVDHDHVTPLSLLLSELITNALKYAFADGRSGRIAIGLDDQGQGRARLTVSDNGVGMGEQPETPASMGMRLIRGVVHQMGGNYAFTSDGGTRFEADLALTNAGHAVEPTNDQT